The stretch of DNA CTCCAGGCGAAGAACCGTGAGCTGGCGGACACGGCGACGCTGGCCCGCGGGATGCAAGACGACGCCCTCTCCCACCTGGGCCGGGTCACCGAGGCCAAAGCCCGGCTGGAGGAGCTGGACCGCCTGCGCATCCAGTATTTGCGCAATGTAAGCCATGAGTTCCGCACCCCCTTGACCGTGATCCGGGGCTACGCGGAGCACCTCATGACCGAGGGCATTCCCGCGGAAGCCTCGCTGCCGGATCTGATGCGGATCCTCGTCGAGAGCTGCGACCAGCTCATTACCATGGTGGACACGCTCATCGAGGTCAGCCGAATCGAGCAGGGCGGGGGAACGCGGATCCTGGAGCTGAGAGGCCTGGACTTGCGGGAGGTGGCCGCGCTGTCGGTGGAGCCCCTCCGCGGTCTCTCGGAGAAGAAGGGGATCACGCTCGCCCTGGACTTCCCCCGGGAGCCTCTGGCCCTCCAGGGGGACCTCTCCATGCTCCGTCACCTCGTACGCAACCTAGTGGAGAACGCCCTCAAGTACAGCTCCCCGGGGACGCGGGTGGTGGTGCGGTGCCGGGCGGAGACCGAGGAAGCCATGCTCGAAGTGGAGGACGCGGGGGCCGGAATCGCGGCCGAGCACCTCCCCCGAATCTTCGAGAAGTTCTACACCGTCGAGGGCGGCCTCACCCGCCGCCAGGGCGGAGCCGGGGTAGGCCTCTACCTGGCCCGCGAGATCGTCCGCCTCCACGGCGGCCGGATCGACGTCCACAGCCGACCCGGCCGAGGGAGTGTGTTCTTGGTGCGGCTGCCCCGCTGGCCCCCGGGGCCGCGGGCGCAGACCGTGCACGCGTGAGGGCCCGGTGGCCCAGGACGGCCGCCCTCCTCGTCCTGGCCTTGGTGCCCCGCCGTTCCACCCCCGCCCCACCGCCCCCCGACCCCAAGGCCCTCCTGGACCGTCTGGAGGCGGCCTGGGCCGCGAGGGATGTGGCCGGGTACCTCTCGCTCTGGGACCCCGCCCGCGGGGAAGAGCTGGCGCAGGAGAAGGAGCAGGCCACCATCCACTTCAACGCCGAGCAGAGCCTGCTCCAGCTCCAGCGCCCCCCCGTGACGGAGGGGGCGGAGAGCCTGCACGCCGACGCCCAGGTTTTCACCGTCACCGAGCCGCGGGCGCGGGTGGAGCAGTGGCGTCTGCAACTGGAGAAGCGCGAGGCGGGCTGGGTCTTCACCGGCCGGGAAGATCAAGGTCAGGTCGAGGGCCTGGTCCATCTCTCCCTCGACCCTACCGGATACCGTTCCGATGGCTTGACCCTGCACCTGGAGGACTTCGAGCTCAAGATGATCCGGGGGACCCTCTTCATGTCGCCCCCCCTTCTCGGGCCCACCGTGCTCGTTTTCGTGGGGGAGGGAGAAGTCCGCGTCTCGCCCCGCCCGCCCGCGGAGCAGGAGCAGCTCCGGCATTTCTGCGGCCAGCGGGAGCTCAAGGAAAAGGTGAGAGCGGCCTTCGTGCGCCTCCATCCCGCCGGGCTGCACCGCATCCTCGACGCCCCCCAGCTCGAGCTTGACCCGGGGGCGAAGGAGCGCTGGGACGAAGCCCAGCGCTTCTACCGCGATCAGGTCCAGAGAGCCTTCGTCCTCGATACCACCCTTCCCCGGTCCCCCTGGTGGCTCCTCCCCTCCCTGGGGGACGTGGTCGTGACCTTCGCCACCCGCAAGCACGGCACCCTCACTCTGACCAACAGCTCCGGGGATCCCGAGGACATCAGCCTTTTCGACCGGGCGCGGCACCTCCAGATCTGCACGTACCCCTCGGGCGGCCGCAGTACCCGCTACAGCGAGGACGACAACCAGGCGGTGGATATCCTTCAC from Vicinamibacteria bacterium encodes:
- a CDS encoding HAMP domain-containing sensor histidine kinase, coding for MTTLEAGITDAALYRRGTFIAALARGLCLALSLAAVLFLWSSPQTRPLPALAVGLAYCIFWGASWAWVQRHPSGRRSLKVIHDVLDALAVGAGAAFLGGLESPLWLFLYPHVVGASVRGGLGYAMAMGLLDTLIVFVLTLMTPHQPLGNLHALTLLFCAFLGGTTSSYLHRIQGRLSEANRELQAKNRELADTATLARGMQDDALSHLGRVTEAKARLEELDRLRIQYLRNVSHEFRTPLTVIRGYAEHLMTEGIPAEASLPDLMRILVESCDQLITMVDTLIEVSRIEQGGGTRILELRGLDLREVAALSVEPLRGLSEKKGITLALDFPREPLALQGDLSMLRHLVRNLVENALKYSSPGTRVVVRCRAETEEAMLEVEDAGAGIAAEHLPRIFEKFYTVEGGLTRRQGGAGVGLYLAREIVRLHGGRIDVHSRPGRGSVFLVRLPRWPPGPRAQTVHA